In a single window of the Pseudomonadota bacterium genome:
- the arsN2 gene encoding arsenic resistance N-acetyltransferase ArsN2, whose protein sequence is MRPPNSTHLPAIADLLAANGLPTDDLEQLDLSWFLVREAHGHIEVVGGLERCGETALIRSVATAPTRRGRGLAGTLVEALELAASQHGLKELYLLTETAEGFFARLGYVTRARDEVPDAIRTSRQFSSLCPASATVMCKRLVSKA, encoded by the coding sequence ATGAGACCTCCCAATTCCACCCACCTGCCCGCCATCGCCGACCTCCTCGCCGCCAACGGCCTACCCACCGACGATCTCGAACAACTGGATCTGTCCTGGTTCCTCGTGCGCGAGGCGCACGGCCACATCGAGGTGGTGGGTGGACTGGAGCGCTGCGGCGAGACGGCGCTGATTCGCTCCGTGGCCACGGCGCCGACGCGTCGCGGACGTGGCCTCGCAGGTACGTTGGTCGAGGCCCTGGAACTCGCTGCCTCCCAGCACGGGCTTAAGGAACTCTACCTGCTCACCGAAACCGCGGAGGGGTTCTTCGCCCGCCTCGGCTACGTGACGCGAGCGCGCGACGAGGTGCCGGACGCGATCCGCACCAGCCGCCAGTTCTCATCGCTCTGCCCGGCGAGCGCCACGGTGATGTGCAAACGCCTCGTCTCGAAGGCCTAG
- a CDS encoding FAD-dependent oxidoreductase — protein sequence MDRRTLLKGLLAGAPLVGVSALRGATRLRVVVAGAGIVGASAAYHLARAGAAVTVIDQVGPATRASRGTFAWINATWAKQPRHYHGLSQQAVEDWHALQGVLKLPIRWEGSIEWFATAERQARLAADIEEQIAWGEPARMVEAADLAALEPALRAYPSAVAFSPRDGAVDPVLATQRLLAAAVESGAQVHYPRRLLGVAMAGDRLQSVETSAGQIPADRLVLATGAAGELTEAVSGVAVPQRSTPGVIAFTPPMAPVVRRVVAAPGVHLHQRDDGRVVLGEQDGAPDTARHAQRLAGRPNDFPSTFLARQHGQRMLATAARFIPALGEAKIESAVIGWRPLPLDGHPVLGRSPRRADVYVAVMHSGVTLAPLAGRVIAEELVGEQALASLAPYRPGRPFERVKRY from the coding sequence GTGGATCGGCGTACCTTGCTGAAGGGGCTTCTTGCGGGTGCTCCCCTGGTGGGCGTGTCTGCGCTACGCGGAGCCACGCGTCTTCGCGTGGTGGTTGCGGGTGCGGGGATCGTGGGGGCGTCGGCCGCCTACCACCTGGCGCGGGCCGGGGCCGCCGTCACCGTCATCGATCAAGTCGGCCCTGCCACCCGCGCCAGCCGTGGCACCTTCGCCTGGATCAACGCCACCTGGGCCAAGCAGCCGCGCCACTACCATGGCTTGAGCCAGCAGGCGGTGGAGGACTGGCACGCGCTGCAAGGGGTGCTGAAGCTCCCGATCCGCTGGGAGGGATCGATCGAGTGGTTTGCGACCGCCGAGCGTCAGGCCCGGCTGGCGGCGGACATCGAGGAGCAGATCGCCTGGGGCGAGCCAGCCAGAATGGTCGAGGCAGCGGACCTTGCGGCGCTGGAGCCTGCGCTTCGAGCCTATCCCAGCGCGGTGGCCTTCTCGCCGCGCGACGGTGCTGTCGACCCCGTGCTCGCGACGCAGCGCCTGCTGGCCGCGGCCGTCGAGTCAGGCGCCCAGGTGCACTACCCCAGGCGCCTTCTGGGGGTGGCGATGGCCGGCGATCGCCTGCAGTCGGTGGAGACGAGCGCCGGGCAGATCCCCGCCGACAGGCTGGTGCTCGCCACGGGGGCGGCGGGGGAACTGACGGAGGCCGTCTCGGGCGTGGCGGTGCCTCAGCGCTCGACGCCGGGCGTGATCGCCTTTACGCCGCCGATGGCGCCGGTGGTTCGTCGCGTGGTGGCGGCGCCAGGGGTACATCTGCATCAGCGAGACGACGGTCGCGTGGTGCTCGGCGAGCAGGACGGTGCGCCGGACACGGCACGCCACGCACAGCGCTTGGCGGGCCGTCCTAACGACTTCCCGTCCACGTTTCTCGCTCGTCAGCACGGCCAGCGAATGCTGGCGACCGCCGCTAGGTTCATCCCGGCCCTAGGTGAGGCCAAGATCGAAAGCGCCGTCATCGGCTGGCGGCCACTACCGCTCGACGGTCATCCCGTGCTCGGCCGCAGTCCACGGCGAGCGGACGTATATGTGGCGGTCATGCACAGCGGCGTCACCTTGGCGCCGCTCGCTGGCCGTGTGATCGCCGAGGAACTGGTCGGCGAGCAGGCTCTCGCCTCCTTGGCCCCGTACCGACCCGGTCGTCCCTTCGAGCGCGTGAAGCGCTACTAG
- a CDS encoding DUF2059 domain-containing protein — MKLLTATLVCSLLALATSAAAAEPNRPVFELFEVTNMADMTAQINNQMQQQVKLMITQQLAGTDVPAEVDEIINRYLSDLTELTFSRMDWEKMKLKYAAIYESVLTNQEILDLVTFYQSDLGQVVLSKMPLLMQEAMVVGQQEMQAMMPQIQQLMSGMQQEIEAAVKEAAN, encoded by the coding sequence ATGAAACTCCTCACCGCAACGCTCGTGTGCTCGCTGCTCGCGCTCGCGACGAGCGCCGCCGCTGCCGAACCCAACCGCCCCGTTTTCGAGTTGTTCGAAGTGACCAACATGGCGGACATGACGGCACAGATAAACAACCAGATGCAGCAGCAGGTGAAGCTCATGATCACCCAGCAGCTCGCAGGCACCGATGTGCCCGCTGAAGTTGACGAGATCATAAACCGCTACCTAAGCGATCTGACCGAACTTACCTTCTCGCGCATGGACTGGGAGAAGATGAAGCTCAAGTACGCCGCAATCTACGAGTCCGTGCTCACCAACCAGGAAATTCTCGATCTGGTGACGTTCTACCAGTCGGACCTCGGGCAGGTAGTGCTCTCGAAGATGCCCTTGCTGATGCAGGAAGCCATGGTGGTGGGTCAGCAGGAGATGCAGGCGATGATGCCGCAGATACAGCAGCTGATGAGCGGCATGCAGCAGGAGATCGAGGCGGCGGTGAAAGAAGCGGCCAACTAG